In Malus sylvestris chromosome 16, drMalSylv7.2, whole genome shotgun sequence, the following are encoded in one genomic region:
- the LOC126606749 gene encoding receptor-like cytosolic serine/threonine-protein kinase RBK2 isoform X1, which produces MVIASVPAFQIIASGLAAFVSKYNGSRETAKDNEEAQATTKPSTLGGSRRARAGFSDSFSSQDLRSLNLDEDVSVDEPSSRGVSEDEYCPRSVGSETSSPKASTSDSDARGSITTSDSNPRANHHRRGFFGMLKKGPQNPFPTFPPKGSKKPKLTRRKTKRIREEFIPQPNSPAPRSFDADFCRFKSSWKNYSFLELQAATNNFSHENLIGEGGYADVYKGTLEDGQIVAIKCLTRGTQEEMTADFLSELGVIVHVDHPNIAKLIGYGVEGGMHLVLHLSPHGSLSSILYGPRENLDWGIRYKVALGTAKGLLYLHEGCQRRIIHKDIKASNILLAEDFEPLISDFGLAKWLPDSWTHHVVSKFEGTFGYLPPEFFMHGIVDEKTDVYAYGVLILELITGRQALDRSHKSLVMWAKPLLSMNNMNELVDPYLGDAYDLKEMKRLVLTASFCIHQSSVNRPQMSQAFEILEGDEGSLEYATKRQKSKLQRTYSEELLDADDYNSTKCLSDREKQLEFILGTSNEA; this is translated from the exons ATGGTCATCGCCTCCGTGCCTGCTTTTCAGATCATAGCTTCTGGTTTGGCGGCTTTTGTCTCCAAGTA CAATGGTTCCCGCGAAACGGCCAAAGACAATGAAGAAGCGCAGGCTACAACAAAGCCTTCTACTCTCGGAGGATCAAGAAGAGCACGAGCTGGATTCTCCGACTCTTTTTCAAGCCAAG ACTTGAGATCTTTAAATTTGGATGAGGATGTCTCAGTAGATGAGCCCTCTTCAAGAGGAGTTTCCGAGGATGAATATTGTCCGAGAAGCGTAGGATCCGAAACATCATCTCCCAAGGCCAGCACTTCAGACTCGGATGCAAGAGGTAGCATTACTACTTCAGACTCGAATCCAAGAGCCAACCATCACCGGCGCGGTTTTTTTGGAATGTTGAAAAAAGGACCCCAAAATCCCTTCCCAACCTTCCCTCCTAaaggttctaaaaaaccaaaactcACCAGAAGGAAAACCAAAAGAATAAGAGAGGAATTCATTCCACAGCCCAACTCTCCTGCCCCTAGGTCATTCGATGCTGACTTTTGCCGCTTCAAATCTTCCTGGAAGAATTACTCATTCCTAGAGCTCCAAGCCGCAACCAACAACTTCAGCCACG AGAACTTGATCGGGGAGGGAGGCTATGCTGACGTTTACAAGGGAACATTGGAAGATGGACAGATTGTCGCAATCAAATGCCTGACTCGCGGTACTCAAGAAGAAATGACTGCAGACTTCTTATCTGAGCTTGGTGTCATAGTTCATGTTGACCATCCTAATATTGCGAAATTGATTGGCTACGGGGTTGAAGGAGGGATGCATCTTGTTCTACATTTGTCTCCCCATGGAAGCCTATCGTCTATACTTTATG GACCGAGAGAGAATCTGGATTGGGGCATCAGATACAAAGTCGCTTTAGGGACGGCTAAGGGTCTACTGTATCTTCATGAAGGGTGCCAGAGAAGAATTATTCACAAAGATATTAAGGCTTCTAATATTTTACTGGCAGAGGATTTCGAGCCTCTG ATATCTGATTTTGGGCTTGCAAAATGGCTACCAGATTCATGGACTCACCATGTTGTATCGAAATTCGAAGGCACATTTGG ATATCTTCCTCCCGAGTTTTTCATGCACGGCATAGTAGATGAAAAAACCGATGTCTATGCCTACGGGGTGCTAATATTAGAGCTCATCACCGGCAGGCAAGCTTTGGATAGGTCACATAAAAGCCTCGTCATGTGG GCCAAACCTTTGCTCTCTATGAATAATATGAATGAGCTAGTTGATCCATACCTTGGCGATGCCTATGATTTGAAAGAAATGAAACGTCTTGTGTTAACTGCTTCGTTTTGTATACACCAGTCTTCAGTGAATCGACCGCAAATGAGCCAGGCAT TCGAAATTTTAGAAGGAGATGAAGGCAGTTTGGAGTACGCTACAAAACGTCAAAAGTCTAAACTTCAAAGGACGTATTCGGAGGAGCTCTTGGATGCAGATGACTACAACTCAACCAAGTGTTTAAGTGATAGAGAGAAACAACTGGAGTTTATCTTGGGCACTTCTAATGAGGCCTAA
- the LOC126606749 gene encoding receptor-like cytosolic serine/threonine-protein kinase RBK2 isoform X4 — translation MVGTAILPCNGSRETAKDNEEAQATTKPSTLGGSRRARAGFSDSFSSQDLRSLNLDEDVSVDEPSSRGVSEDEYCPRSVGSETSSPKASTSDSDARGSITTSDSNPRANHHRRGFFGMLKKGPQNPFPTFPPKGSKKPKLTRRKTKRIREEFIPQPNSPAPRSFDADFCRFKSSWKNYSFLELQAATNNFSHENLIGEGGYADVYKGTLEDGQIVAIKCLTRGTQEEMTADFLSELGVIVHVDHPNIAKLIGYGVEGGMHLVLHLSPHGSLSSILYGPRENLDWGIRYKVALGTAKGLLYLHEGCQRRIIHKDIKASNILLAEDFEPLISDFGLAKWLPDSWTHHVVSKFEGTFGYLPPEFFMHGIVDEKTDVYAYGVLILELITGRQALDRSHKSLVMWAKPLLSMNNMNELVDPYLGDAYDLKEMKRLVLTASFCIHQSSVNRPQMSQIVEILEGDEGSLEYATKRQKSKLQRTYSEELLDADDYNSTKCLSDREKQLEFILGTSNEA, via the exons ATGGTCGGTACTGCAATACTACCATG CAATGGTTCCCGCGAAACGGCCAAAGACAATGAAGAAGCGCAGGCTACAACAAAGCCTTCTACTCTCGGAGGATCAAGAAGAGCACGAGCTGGATTCTCCGACTCTTTTTCAAGCCAAG ACTTGAGATCTTTAAATTTGGATGAGGATGTCTCAGTAGATGAGCCCTCTTCAAGAGGAGTTTCCGAGGATGAATATTGTCCGAGAAGCGTAGGATCCGAAACATCATCTCCCAAGGCCAGCACTTCAGACTCGGATGCAAGAGGTAGCATTACTACTTCAGACTCGAATCCAAGAGCCAACCATCACCGGCGCGGTTTTTTTGGAATGTTGAAAAAAGGACCCCAAAATCCCTTCCCAACCTTCCCTCCTAaaggttctaaaaaaccaaaactcACCAGAAGGAAAACCAAAAGAATAAGAGAGGAATTCATTCCACAGCCCAACTCTCCTGCCCCTAGGTCATTCGATGCTGACTTTTGCCGCTTCAAATCTTCCTGGAAGAATTACTCATTCCTAGAGCTCCAAGCCGCAACCAACAACTTCAGCCACG AGAACTTGATCGGGGAGGGAGGCTATGCTGACGTTTACAAGGGAACATTGGAAGATGGACAGATTGTCGCAATCAAATGCCTGACTCGCGGTACTCAAGAAGAAATGACTGCAGACTTCTTATCTGAGCTTGGTGTCATAGTTCATGTTGACCATCCTAATATTGCGAAATTGATTGGCTACGGGGTTGAAGGAGGGATGCATCTTGTTCTACATTTGTCTCCCCATGGAAGCCTATCGTCTATACTTTATG GACCGAGAGAGAATCTGGATTGGGGCATCAGATACAAAGTCGCTTTAGGGACGGCTAAGGGTCTACTGTATCTTCATGAAGGGTGCCAGAGAAGAATTATTCACAAAGATATTAAGGCTTCTAATATTTTACTGGCAGAGGATTTCGAGCCTCTG ATATCTGATTTTGGGCTTGCAAAATGGCTACCAGATTCATGGACTCACCATGTTGTATCGAAATTCGAAGGCACATTTGG ATATCTTCCTCCCGAGTTTTTCATGCACGGCATAGTAGATGAAAAAACCGATGTCTATGCCTACGGGGTGCTAATATTAGAGCTCATCACCGGCAGGCAAGCTTTGGATAGGTCACATAAAAGCCTCGTCATGTGG GCCAAACCTTTGCTCTCTATGAATAATATGAATGAGCTAGTTGATCCATACCTTGGCGATGCCTATGATTTGAAAGAAATGAAACGTCTTGTGTTAACTGCTTCGTTTTGTATACACCAGTCTTCAGTGAATCGACCGCAAATGAGCCAG ATAGTCGAAATTTTAGAAGGAGATGAAGGCAGTTTGGAGTACGCTACAAAACGTCAAAAGTCTAAACTTCAAAGGACGTATTCGGAGGAGCTCTTGGATGCAGATGACTACAACTCAACCAAGTGTTTAAGTGATAGAGAGAAACAACTGGAGTTTATCTTGGGCACTTCTAATGAGGCCTAA
- the LOC126606749 gene encoding receptor-like cytosolic serine/threonine-protein kinase RBK2 isoform X5 encodes MVIASVPAFQIIASGLAAFVSKYNGSRETAKDNEEAQATTKPSTLGGSRRARAGFSDSFSSQDLRSLNLDEDVSVDEPSSRGVSEDEYCPRSVGSETSSPKASTSDSDARENLIGEGGYADVYKGTLEDGQIVAIKCLTRGTQEEMTADFLSELGVIVHVDHPNIAKLIGYGVEGGMHLVLHLSPHGSLSSILYGPRENLDWGIRYKVALGTAKGLLYLHEGCQRRIIHKDIKASNILLAEDFEPLISDFGLAKWLPDSWTHHVVSKFEGTFGYLPPEFFMHGIVDEKTDVYAYGVLILELITGRQALDRSHKSLVMWAKPLLSMNNMNELVDPYLGDAYDLKEMKRLVLTASFCIHQSSVNRPQMSQIVEILEGDEGSLEYATKRQKSKLQRTYSEELLDADDYNSTKCLSDREKQLEFILGTSNEA; translated from the exons ATGGTCATCGCCTCCGTGCCTGCTTTTCAGATCATAGCTTCTGGTTTGGCGGCTTTTGTCTCCAAGTA CAATGGTTCCCGCGAAACGGCCAAAGACAATGAAGAAGCGCAGGCTACAACAAAGCCTTCTACTCTCGGAGGATCAAGAAGAGCACGAGCTGGATTCTCCGACTCTTTTTCAAGCCAAG ACTTGAGATCTTTAAATTTGGATGAGGATGTCTCAGTAGATGAGCCCTCTTCAAGAGGAGTTTCCGAGGATGAATATTGTCCGAGAAGCGTAGGATCCGAAACATCATCTCCCAAGGCCAGCACTTCAGACTCGGATGCAAGAG AGAACTTGATCGGGGAGGGAGGCTATGCTGACGTTTACAAGGGAACATTGGAAGATGGACAGATTGTCGCAATCAAATGCCTGACTCGCGGTACTCAAGAAGAAATGACTGCAGACTTCTTATCTGAGCTTGGTGTCATAGTTCATGTTGACCATCCTAATATTGCGAAATTGATTGGCTACGGGGTTGAAGGAGGGATGCATCTTGTTCTACATTTGTCTCCCCATGGAAGCCTATCGTCTATACTTTATG GACCGAGAGAGAATCTGGATTGGGGCATCAGATACAAAGTCGCTTTAGGGACGGCTAAGGGTCTACTGTATCTTCATGAAGGGTGCCAGAGAAGAATTATTCACAAAGATATTAAGGCTTCTAATATTTTACTGGCAGAGGATTTCGAGCCTCTG ATATCTGATTTTGGGCTTGCAAAATGGCTACCAGATTCATGGACTCACCATGTTGTATCGAAATTCGAAGGCACATTTGG ATATCTTCCTCCCGAGTTTTTCATGCACGGCATAGTAGATGAAAAAACCGATGTCTATGCCTACGGGGTGCTAATATTAGAGCTCATCACCGGCAGGCAAGCTTTGGATAGGTCACATAAAAGCCTCGTCATGTGG GCCAAACCTTTGCTCTCTATGAATAATATGAATGAGCTAGTTGATCCATACCTTGGCGATGCCTATGATTTGAAAGAAATGAAACGTCTTGTGTTAACTGCTTCGTTTTGTATACACCAGTCTTCAGTGAATCGACCGCAAATGAGCCAG ATAGTCGAAATTTTAGAAGGAGATGAAGGCAGTTTGGAGTACGCTACAAAACGTCAAAAGTCTAAACTTCAAAGGACGTATTCGGAGGAGCTCTTGGATGCAGATGACTACAACTCAACCAAGTGTTTAAGTGATAGAGAGAAACAACTGGAGTTTATCTTGGGCACTTCTAATGAGGCCTAA
- the LOC126606749 gene encoding receptor-like cytosolic serine/threonine-protein kinase RBK2 isoform X2 has translation MVIASVPAFQIIASGLAAFVSKYNGSRETAKDNEEAQATTKPSTLGGSRRARAGFSDSFSSQDLRSLNLDEDVSVDEPSSRGVSEDEYCPRSVGSETSSPKASTSDSDARGSITTSDSNPRANHHRRGFFGMLKKGPQNPFPTFPPKGSKKPKLTRRKTKRIREEFIPQPNSPAPRSFDADFCRFKSSWKNYSFLELQAATNNFSHENLIGEGGYADVYKGTLEDGQIVAIKCLTRGTQEEMTADFLSELGVIVHVDHPNIAKLIGYGVEGGMHLVLHLSPHGSLSSILYGPRENLDWGIRYKVALGTAKGLLYLHEGCQRRIIHKDIKASNILLAEDFEPLISDFGLAKWLPDSWTHHVVSKFEGTFGYLPPEFFMHGIVDEKTDVYAYGVLILELITGRQALDRSHKSLVMWAKPLLSMNNMNELVDPYLGDAYDLKEMKRLVLTASFCIHQSSVNRPQMSQIVEILEGDEGSLEYATKRQKSKLQRTYSEELLDADDYNSTKCLSDREKQLEFILGTSNEA, from the exons ATGGTCATCGCCTCCGTGCCTGCTTTTCAGATCATAGCTTCTGGTTTGGCGGCTTTTGTCTCCAAGTA CAATGGTTCCCGCGAAACGGCCAAAGACAATGAAGAAGCGCAGGCTACAACAAAGCCTTCTACTCTCGGAGGATCAAGAAGAGCACGAGCTGGATTCTCCGACTCTTTTTCAAGCCAAG ACTTGAGATCTTTAAATTTGGATGAGGATGTCTCAGTAGATGAGCCCTCTTCAAGAGGAGTTTCCGAGGATGAATATTGTCCGAGAAGCGTAGGATCCGAAACATCATCTCCCAAGGCCAGCACTTCAGACTCGGATGCAAGAGGTAGCATTACTACTTCAGACTCGAATCCAAGAGCCAACCATCACCGGCGCGGTTTTTTTGGAATGTTGAAAAAAGGACCCCAAAATCCCTTCCCAACCTTCCCTCCTAaaggttctaaaaaaccaaaactcACCAGAAGGAAAACCAAAAGAATAAGAGAGGAATTCATTCCACAGCCCAACTCTCCTGCCCCTAGGTCATTCGATGCTGACTTTTGCCGCTTCAAATCTTCCTGGAAGAATTACTCATTCCTAGAGCTCCAAGCCGCAACCAACAACTTCAGCCACG AGAACTTGATCGGGGAGGGAGGCTATGCTGACGTTTACAAGGGAACATTGGAAGATGGACAGATTGTCGCAATCAAATGCCTGACTCGCGGTACTCAAGAAGAAATGACTGCAGACTTCTTATCTGAGCTTGGTGTCATAGTTCATGTTGACCATCCTAATATTGCGAAATTGATTGGCTACGGGGTTGAAGGAGGGATGCATCTTGTTCTACATTTGTCTCCCCATGGAAGCCTATCGTCTATACTTTATG GACCGAGAGAGAATCTGGATTGGGGCATCAGATACAAAGTCGCTTTAGGGACGGCTAAGGGTCTACTGTATCTTCATGAAGGGTGCCAGAGAAGAATTATTCACAAAGATATTAAGGCTTCTAATATTTTACTGGCAGAGGATTTCGAGCCTCTG ATATCTGATTTTGGGCTTGCAAAATGGCTACCAGATTCATGGACTCACCATGTTGTATCGAAATTCGAAGGCACATTTGG ATATCTTCCTCCCGAGTTTTTCATGCACGGCATAGTAGATGAAAAAACCGATGTCTATGCCTACGGGGTGCTAATATTAGAGCTCATCACCGGCAGGCAAGCTTTGGATAGGTCACATAAAAGCCTCGTCATGTGG GCCAAACCTTTGCTCTCTATGAATAATATGAATGAGCTAGTTGATCCATACCTTGGCGATGCCTATGATTTGAAAGAAATGAAACGTCTTGTGTTAACTGCTTCGTTTTGTATACACCAGTCTTCAGTGAATCGACCGCAAATGAGCCAG ATAGTCGAAATTTTAGAAGGAGATGAAGGCAGTTTGGAGTACGCTACAAAACGTCAAAAGTCTAAACTTCAAAGGACGTATTCGGAGGAGCTCTTGGATGCAGATGACTACAACTCAACCAAGTGTTTAAGTGATAGAGAGAAACAACTGGAGTTTATCTTGGGCACTTCTAATGAGGCCTAA
- the LOC126606749 gene encoding receptor-like cytosolic serine/threonine-protein kinase RBK2 isoform X3: MCHILWPFSSYFPPHLDGRNGSRETAKDNEEAQATTKPSTLGGSRRARAGFSDSFSSQDLRSLNLDEDVSVDEPSSRGVSEDEYCPRSVGSETSSPKASTSDSDARGSITTSDSNPRANHHRRGFFGMLKKGPQNPFPTFPPKGSKKPKLTRRKTKRIREEFIPQPNSPAPRSFDADFCRFKSSWKNYSFLELQAATNNFSHENLIGEGGYADVYKGTLEDGQIVAIKCLTRGTQEEMTADFLSELGVIVHVDHPNIAKLIGYGVEGGMHLVLHLSPHGSLSSILYGPRENLDWGIRYKVALGTAKGLLYLHEGCQRRIIHKDIKASNILLAEDFEPLISDFGLAKWLPDSWTHHVVSKFEGTFGYLPPEFFMHGIVDEKTDVYAYGVLILELITGRQALDRSHKSLVMWAKPLLSMNNMNELVDPYLGDAYDLKEMKRLVLTASFCIHQSSVNRPQMSQIVEILEGDEGSLEYATKRQKSKLQRTYSEELLDADDYNSTKCLSDREKQLEFILGTSNEA, from the exons ATGTGTCATATTCTGTGGCCTTTTTCTTCCTATTTCCCTCCCCACTTGGATGGTCG CAATGGTTCCCGCGAAACGGCCAAAGACAATGAAGAAGCGCAGGCTACAACAAAGCCTTCTACTCTCGGAGGATCAAGAAGAGCACGAGCTGGATTCTCCGACTCTTTTTCAAGCCAAG ACTTGAGATCTTTAAATTTGGATGAGGATGTCTCAGTAGATGAGCCCTCTTCAAGAGGAGTTTCCGAGGATGAATATTGTCCGAGAAGCGTAGGATCCGAAACATCATCTCCCAAGGCCAGCACTTCAGACTCGGATGCAAGAGGTAGCATTACTACTTCAGACTCGAATCCAAGAGCCAACCATCACCGGCGCGGTTTTTTTGGAATGTTGAAAAAAGGACCCCAAAATCCCTTCCCAACCTTCCCTCCTAaaggttctaaaaaaccaaaactcACCAGAAGGAAAACCAAAAGAATAAGAGAGGAATTCATTCCACAGCCCAACTCTCCTGCCCCTAGGTCATTCGATGCTGACTTTTGCCGCTTCAAATCTTCCTGGAAGAATTACTCATTCCTAGAGCTCCAAGCCGCAACCAACAACTTCAGCCACG AGAACTTGATCGGGGAGGGAGGCTATGCTGACGTTTACAAGGGAACATTGGAAGATGGACAGATTGTCGCAATCAAATGCCTGACTCGCGGTACTCAAGAAGAAATGACTGCAGACTTCTTATCTGAGCTTGGTGTCATAGTTCATGTTGACCATCCTAATATTGCGAAATTGATTGGCTACGGGGTTGAAGGAGGGATGCATCTTGTTCTACATTTGTCTCCCCATGGAAGCCTATCGTCTATACTTTATG GACCGAGAGAGAATCTGGATTGGGGCATCAGATACAAAGTCGCTTTAGGGACGGCTAAGGGTCTACTGTATCTTCATGAAGGGTGCCAGAGAAGAATTATTCACAAAGATATTAAGGCTTCTAATATTTTACTGGCAGAGGATTTCGAGCCTCTG ATATCTGATTTTGGGCTTGCAAAATGGCTACCAGATTCATGGACTCACCATGTTGTATCGAAATTCGAAGGCACATTTGG ATATCTTCCTCCCGAGTTTTTCATGCACGGCATAGTAGATGAAAAAACCGATGTCTATGCCTACGGGGTGCTAATATTAGAGCTCATCACCGGCAGGCAAGCTTTGGATAGGTCACATAAAAGCCTCGTCATGTGG GCCAAACCTTTGCTCTCTATGAATAATATGAATGAGCTAGTTGATCCATACCTTGGCGATGCCTATGATTTGAAAGAAATGAAACGTCTTGTGTTAACTGCTTCGTTTTGTATACACCAGTCTTCAGTGAATCGACCGCAAATGAGCCAG ATAGTCGAAATTTTAGAAGGAGATGAAGGCAGTTTGGAGTACGCTACAAAACGTCAAAAGTCTAAACTTCAAAGGACGTATTCGGAGGAGCTCTTGGATGCAGATGACTACAACTCAACCAAGTGTTTAAGTGATAGAGAGAAACAACTGGAGTTTATCTTGGGCACTTCTAATGAGGCCTAA